The DNA window TATTCGAACTTCCAAACTTTGATGTTATTATTGCAATCTGGGAAGACAGGAATGAAATTCCGCCATTATATGTGGAAGTAACCGTGTCTGAACATAAAACAGTACAATGAAATCCATAACTAAAGAAGATATTCTCCAAATATTAAACGCAAATGATAGCGACACAATCAGATATATGCTAGAAACCGCGAAATATAGGGAGAATAATCTAATTACTTATTCTAAAAATATTTTTATACCCTTAACCGAAATCTGCAGAAATGATTGTGGATACTGTAATTTTAAGAAGAGCCCTGATGATCCACATGCTATTATTCTCAAAACTAAAGAAGAGGTTTTAGAGGATTTAAAAGAAGCTGAGAGATATGGGTGTACCGAAGCACTGTTTACTTTTGGTGAAGATGCCGATGAAGAAGAAATAGTACGCATCAAACTTAAGGAATACGGCTATAACAATATGGTTGATTATATTGTTGATATTTGTAAAATGACATTAGAAAAAACCAGTCTGTTACCTCATACAAATGGAGGAAATTTTAGTTTTGATGACTTAAAACTCCTAAAAGAGGTTAATGCATCAATGGGACTGATGCTTGAAAGCAGTTCAAAAAGATTGATGGAACTTCCTGCCCATAATAAAAGTCCAGGGAAAAATCCGGAACTGAGAATTGAAACCATTAAAAATGCAGGAAAGCTGAAAATACCGTATACCACAGGAATACTAATTGGAATAGGGGAAACTAAAGAAGAAATTGCAGATTCATTGTTGACCATAAAAGACATTTATGATGAGTATGGACATATTCAAGAAGTAATCATACAGAATTTCACACCGATTCCAGGAATTGAAATGGAAAATTGGACAGGTCCCAGCTTTTTAGATATGATAAAAACAGTCATAGCAGCTTCAATGGTATTTAAAGATACTGATGTTAGTATTCAAGTGCCACCCAACCTTAATCGCGATACAGCTCAAATATTTCTGTTATGCGGTGCAGATGATTGGGGAGGAGTATCACCAGTCAGCCCTGATTACGTAAATATCACATCACCATGGCCAGGCATTGATGAACTTAAAAAACTGACTGAAGATGAAGGATTCAAATTAACCGAAAGATTATGCGTTTATGAAAAATACTTTAATAAAAATTGGTTAAATAAAGACATTTTAGATAAAATAACTAATTTA is part of the uncultured Methanobrevibacter sp. genome and encodes:
- the cofG gene encoding 7,8-didemethyl-8-hydroxy-5-deazariboflavin synthase subunit CofG → MKSITKEDILQILNANDSDTIRYMLETAKYRENNLITYSKNIFIPLTEICRNDCGYCNFKKSPDDPHAIILKTKEEVLEDLKEAERYGCTEALFTFGEDADEEEIVRIKLKEYGYNNMVDYIVDICKMTLEKTSLLPHTNGGNFSFDDLKLLKEVNASMGLMLESSSKRLMELPAHNKSPGKNPELRIETIKNAGKLKIPYTTGILIGIGETKEEIADSLLTIKDIYDEYGHIQEVIIQNFTPIPGIEMENWTGPSFLDMIKTVIAASMVFKDTDVSIQVPPNLNRDTAQIFLLCGADDWGGVSPVSPDYVNITSPWPGIDELKKLTEDEGFKLTERLCVYEKYFNKNWLNKDILDKITNLSERQ